The following coding sequences lie in one Polluticoccus soli genomic window:
- a CDS encoding M13 family metallopeptidase: MKPILYGALATATLLASCTGSDKKETKKEDIVLLNRDTTVNPADDFFEYAVAGWTKKNPIPAEESSWGIAHLVQNELYARLRKINEDAEKKNAKSGTDQQIGDFWHSGMDSANINKQGIEPLREEMNKINAMQTPKDVMAMAARMHTYGVGVFYGEGVSQDAKASDVMAYYMSQGGIGLPNRDYYFNTDERTTKIRNEYPNYISRVFQLMGVDSTTAKTKATAIVAMEKQLASQSRKLEALRDPYANYNKMAISDLQKKLSPNIEWPSYLQQMGVKHVDSVIIGQPEFFKQLDKVVASENIQTLKDYMTFHLVRTFASYLSQPFFDNHFNFYNKLIRGAEQPRPRWKRVLDAEEGAMGEALGQLFAKEYFNETAKKRYENMVENVRTAYKARIEKLDWMTDSTKQKALVKLAAITKKVGYPNKWKDFSALKIDRNSYVMNALHANEWWNNYEMNKLGKPVDREEWEMTPQTYNAYYNPSNNEIVLPAGIFTVPGYRDEELDDALVYGYAAASTIGHEITHGFDDEGRQFDAKGNLQNWWTAKDEEEFKKRAEVLVKQFNNMVPVDTQHINGRATLGENLADLGGLLIGLDAFKQTEAYKKGEMINGYTPLQRYFLGYALGWMYQIRKEQLASQLLTDVHSPAKFRVNGPLPNIPEFYEAFNVKPGNKLYLPDSLRVRLW, from the coding sequence ATGAAACCAATTCTTTACGGAGCGCTGGCGACAGCCACGCTGCTGGCATCGTGCACAGGCAGCGATAAAAAGGAAACCAAGAAAGAAGACATCGTACTCCTGAACAGGGATACCACAGTTAATCCTGCCGATGACTTCTTTGAATATGCAGTGGCCGGCTGGACCAAGAAGAATCCTATACCAGCAGAGGAATCGAGCTGGGGTATCGCCCACCTGGTGCAGAATGAACTGTATGCCCGCCTGCGCAAGATCAATGAAGACGCTGAAAAGAAGAATGCTAAGTCAGGCACCGACCAGCAGATAGGTGATTTCTGGCACAGCGGTATGGACTCTGCGAACATCAACAAGCAAGGCATTGAGCCGCTACGCGAAGAGATGAATAAGATCAACGCCATGCAAACGCCGAAAGACGTGATGGCTATGGCTGCACGTATGCATACGTACGGTGTGGGCGTGTTTTATGGCGAAGGTGTGAGCCAGGATGCGAAAGCGAGCGATGTAATGGCTTATTACATGTCGCAGGGTGGTATTGGTCTTCCTAACCGGGATTATTATTTCAATACCGACGAGCGTACGACCAAGATCCGAAACGAATATCCTAACTACATTTCCCGTGTGTTCCAGCTGATGGGTGTGGATAGCACTACAGCTAAAACGAAAGCCACGGCGATCGTCGCAATGGAAAAGCAACTGGCGTCGCAGTCGCGCAAGCTGGAAGCCCTGCGTGATCCGTATGCCAATTACAACAAGATGGCCATCTCTGACCTGCAGAAGAAGCTGTCGCCGAATATTGAGTGGCCGTCGTACCTGCAGCAAATGGGCGTGAAACACGTGGATAGCGTGATCATCGGTCAACCGGAGTTTTTCAAACAACTGGATAAAGTTGTAGCGAGCGAAAACATCCAAACGCTGAAGGACTATATGACCTTCCACCTCGTACGTACGTTTGCCAGTTACCTGAGCCAGCCGTTCTTCGACAACCATTTCAACTTCTATAACAAACTGATCCGTGGTGCTGAGCAGCCCCGTCCGCGTTGGAAACGTGTACTGGATGCTGAAGAAGGCGCTATGGGCGAAGCCCTGGGCCAATTGTTTGCCAAAGAATACTTCAACGAAACGGCCAAGAAGCGCTATGAAAACATGGTGGAGAACGTGCGTACTGCTTACAAAGCAAGGATCGAAAAGCTGGATTGGATGACAGACAGCACCAAGCAAAAAGCACTGGTGAAACTGGCTGCCATCACCAAGAAGGTTGGTTATCCTAACAAATGGAAAGATTTCTCTGCGTTGAAAATTGACCGCAATTCGTATGTAATGAATGCGCTTCATGCCAACGAATGGTGGAACAATTACGAAATGAATAAGCTGGGCAAACCGGTGGATCGGGAAGAATGGGAAATGACGCCACAGACCTACAACGCATACTACAACCCGTCGAACAACGAGATCGTGCTGCCTGCAGGTATCTTCACTGTGCCTGGCTATAGGGACGAAGAACTGGATGACGCCCTTGTGTATGGCTATGCGGCAGCTTCTACCATTGGTCACGAGATCACTCACGGCTTTGACGACGAGGGTCGCCAGTTTGATGCAAAGGGCAACCTGCAAAACTGGTGGACAGCGAAAGATGAGGAAGAATTCAAAAAACGTGCGGAAGTGTTGGTGAAACAATTCAACAACATGGTACCGGTAGATACCCAGCACATCAATGGGCGCGCCACGCTGGGCGAGAACCTGGCCGATCTCGGTGGCTTGCTGATAGGGCTGGATGCCTTCAAGCAGACCGAGGCCTATAAAAAAGGCGAAATGATCAATGGTTACACGCCACTGCAGCGTTACTTCCTGGGTTA
- a CDS encoding O-methyltransferase, protein MDNSIFEKTDHYINSLFAPEDETLAGIEQSLLDGNSNMPLGGISPNQGKLLQVLAKMCNAKTILELGTLGAYSTIWLARALPAGGKVITIEYDENNIAVAKTNIAKAGLTDKIEIRQGKAIDILQQLKTENKHTFDMVFMDADKPPYTEYFELALSMSRPGTVIVADNVVRNGKVLNENSSDAAVQGVQRFNKTLSENKAVTATILQMVGLKEYDGMAIAVVN, encoded by the coding sequence ATGGACAACTCTATTTTTGAAAAGACCGACCACTACATCAATTCCTTGTTTGCTCCGGAAGACGAAACCCTTGCAGGTATTGAACAATCATTGTTAGATGGCAATTCAAACATGCCACTCGGAGGCATATCGCCCAACCAGGGAAAACTGCTGCAAGTGCTGGCAAAAATGTGCAACGCCAAAACCATCTTGGAACTCGGCACACTGGGTGCTTACAGTACCATCTGGCTGGCAAGGGCGCTTCCCGCTGGCGGCAAGGTCATCACCATTGAATACGATGAGAACAATATAGCCGTCGCCAAAACCAACATTGCCAAGGCAGGCTTAACAGATAAGATCGAGATCAGGCAAGGCAAAGCCATCGACATCCTTCAGCAATTGAAAACCGAGAACAAGCACACTTTTGACATGGTATTCATGGACGCTGACAAACCGCCATACACTGAATATTTCGAGCTTGCACTAAGCATGTCGCGCCCAGGTACCGTCATCGTAGCCGACAATGTAGTACGCAACGGAAAAGTACTTAATGAAAACAGCTCAGACGCTGCAGTACAAGGTGTACAACGTTTCAACAAAACACTATCAGAAAACAAAGCAGTCACGGCAACCATCCTGCAAATGGTAGGATTGAAAGAATATGATGGTATGGCGATTGCCGTGGTAAACTAA
- a CDS encoding class I SAM-dependent methyltransferase, which translates to MPHFLEYQFNDSPEFVATFDELPLWSAPFGLLLLKHVELKSNMTVLDIGSGAGFPLIELAQRLGNSSKCYGIDPWKNANERAKQKLRNYEVENVEIIEGSAAELSFEDNSVDLIVSNLGINNFDDPPVVFKECARVLKPGCKLVLTTNLDGHWKEFYGVFEQTLRELQMNTALEKLDAHQRHRGSVESITGAYLIAGLRVTRSFEESFEMRFLDGTAMLNHSFVKLGWLAGWREIVDENEHQGIFAALEKNLNEYAKSKGELLLTVPMLYIEGTK; encoded by the coding sequence ATGCCGCATTTCCTCGAATACCAGTTTAACGACAGCCCTGAATTCGTCGCTACTTTCGATGAATTGCCTTTATGGAGTGCACCATTTGGTTTGCTGCTGCTGAAGCATGTCGAGCTAAAGTCGAATATGACGGTGCTGGATATTGGTTCAGGTGCAGGTTTCCCATTAATAGAATTGGCACAGCGTCTAGGTAATAGTTCTAAATGCTACGGCATAGACCCCTGGAAAAATGCCAACGAGCGAGCAAAGCAAAAGTTGAGGAATTACGAGGTCGAGAATGTTGAAATTATCGAAGGTTCAGCCGCTGAACTTTCGTTTGAGGATAACAGTGTTGATCTTATTGTTTCCAACCTTGGCATCAACAATTTCGACGATCCGCCAGTGGTGTTCAAAGAGTGTGCACGGGTATTGAAGCCTGGTTGCAAGCTGGTATTGACTACTAATCTAGATGGGCATTGGAAAGAGTTTTACGGAGTGTTTGAACAAACTTTGCGTGAGCTGCAAATGAATACAGCACTCGAAAAGCTGGACGCCCACCAGCGTCACCGTGGCTCTGTGGAATCTATTACAGGTGCTTATTTAATAGCAGGCTTGCGGGTGACGAGATCCTTCGAAGAGAGTTTTGAAATGAGGTTCCTGGATGGCACAGCCATGCTCAATCATTCTTTTGTAAAGCTGGGCTGGTTAGCAGGGTGGAGGGAGATAGTGGACGAAAATGAACACCAAGGCATTTTCGCGGCATTGGAAAAGAACCTGAATGAATATGCGAAATCTAAAGGAGAACTGTTATTAACAGTACCCATGTTATACATAGAAGGAACAAAATAG
- a CDS encoding peptide chain release factor 3 produces MKYEKEISRRRTFAIISHPDAGKTTLTEKLLLFGGAIQVAGAVKSNKIKKHATSDFMEIERQRGISVATSVMSFEYKDVLINLLDTPGHKDFAEDTYRTLTAVDSVILVIDSVNGVEEQTRRLMEVCRMRDTPVIVFVNKMDRDGKYPFDLLDEIEKELNISLHPLSWPINMGKEFKGVYSLYDKSLNLFTASQKATEDNTVPIPNLADKLLDEKVGERDAQQLREDVELLEGVYGELDTEAYLGGKVAPVFFGSAVNNFGVKELLDTFIRIAPLPLGRATDKRFIEPTEDKFTGFIFKIHANLDPRHRDRIAFLRVCSGKFERNKYFHHTRIDKDVRFSNPYSFLAREKDVIEEAYPGDVVGLFDTGNFKIGDTLTEGEMMQFTGIPTFSPELFKELVNKDPMKTKQLEKGIRQLTDEGVAQLFTQHGGNRKIIGCVGELQFEVIQYRLLQEYGASCAFVPLAFYKACWITGDKKAIDDFVRFKQSNVMEDKDGNLVYLAQSEWFLNTERQNNPKIEFHTTSEFKTAMQN; encoded by the coding sequence ATGAAGTACGAAAAAGAGATCAGCCGCAGGCGGACGTTCGCCATCATTTCTCACCCGGATGCCGGTAAAACCACGCTTACGGAGAAACTGCTGTTATTCGGTGGCGCCATACAGGTGGCCGGCGCGGTAAAGAGCAATAAGATCAAGAAGCACGCCACAAGTGACTTTATGGAAATAGAGCGCCAGCGTGGTATCTCGGTAGCTACCTCGGTAATGAGCTTCGAATACAAGGATGTGCTCATCAACCTGCTGGATACCCCGGGTCACAAGGACTTTGCGGAAGATACCTACCGTACGCTGACGGCCGTGGATAGCGTTATCCTGGTGATCGATAGCGTTAATGGTGTGGAGGAGCAGACACGCAGGCTGATGGAAGTGTGCCGCATGAGGGATACACCGGTTATCGTGTTCGTCAACAAAATGGACCGTGATGGTAAGTACCCGTTCGACCTGCTGGACGAAATAGAAAAAGAACTGAACATATCGCTGCACCCGCTGAGCTGGCCTATAAACATGGGTAAGGAGTTCAAAGGTGTATACAGCCTGTATGACAAAAGCCTGAACCTGTTTACTGCCAGCCAAAAAGCAACGGAAGATAACACGGTTCCCATTCCCAATCTTGCAGACAAGCTGCTGGACGAAAAAGTAGGCGAGCGCGATGCGCAACAGCTGCGCGAAGACGTAGAACTGTTGGAAGGCGTGTATGGTGAACTGGATACCGAAGCTTACCTGGGTGGTAAAGTTGCCCCGGTGTTCTTTGGTTCTGCCGTAAACAACTTTGGTGTAAAGGAACTGCTGGATACGTTCATTCGCATAGCCCCATTGCCGCTAGGCCGCGCTACTGATAAACGTTTTATAGAGCCGACTGAGGATAAGTTTACCGGTTTCATATTTAAGATACACGCCAACCTGGATCCACGCCACCGCGACCGTATCGCGTTCCTGCGCGTATGCTCGGGCAAGTTTGAAAGGAATAAATACTTTCACCATACACGAATAGATAAGGATGTGCGCTTCAGCAACCCTTATTCGTTCCTGGCGCGCGAGAAGGATGTGATCGAAGAGGCATACCCTGGTGACGTGGTAGGTCTGTTTGATACCGGTAACTTTAAGATAGGTGATACGCTGACCGAAGGCGAAATGATGCAGTTCACAGGTATTCCGACCTTCTCGCCAGAGTTGTTTAAAGAATTGGTAAATAAAGACCCGATGAAGACTAAGCAACTGGAGAAAGGTATACGCCAGCTGACGGATGAAGGCGTTGCCCAGCTGTTTACCCAGCACGGTGGCAACCGCAAGATCATTGGTTGTGTGGGTGAACTCCAGTTTGAAGTGATACAATACCGCCTGCTACAAGAATACGGCGCATCTTGTGCTTTCGTGCCTTTGGCATTCTACAAAGCCTGCTGGATAACCGGTGATAAGAAAGCCATCGACGATTTCGTACGCTTTAAGCAAAGCAACGTGATGGAAGATAAGGACGGCAACCTTGTATACCTGGCGCAGAGCGAGTGGTTCCTGAACACAGAAAGGCAGAACAACCCGAAGATCGAATTCCACACTACCAGCGAGTTTAAGACTGCAATGCAGAATTAA
- a CDS encoding purine-nucleoside phosphorylase: MSLYERSHAVAAFLQEKTKIKPQVAIILGSGLGGLIDTVKIDAEIPYTDIPDFPKSTVEGHEGKMVFGTLAGKQVVMMAGRFHYYEGYSMGQITFPIRVFQALGTDTLILSNACGGMNAKYKIGDLMAIADHINLFPEHPLRGANDDRLGIRFPDMSEPYDKKLIQMALNIAKEQGLLLHTGVYAGLTGPTFETPAEYVWLARMGADVVGMSTVPETIVARHAQMRVFATSVITDLGGIDGHVEPITHEEVLEAANAAAPKLAALVTALVERM, translated from the coding sequence ATGAGCTTATACGAAAGGTCGCATGCGGTAGCGGCATTCCTGCAAGAGAAAACGAAGATCAAACCACAGGTAGCTATAATATTAGGCAGCGGCCTCGGCGGGCTGATAGATACAGTGAAAATAGATGCAGAGATCCCCTATACCGACATTCCGGACTTTCCTAAATCTACCGTAGAAGGGCACGAAGGCAAGATGGTATTTGGTACGCTGGCCGGCAAGCAGGTAGTGATGATGGCCGGCAGGTTCCACTACTACGAGGGCTACTCTATGGGGCAGATCACCTTCCCCATCCGCGTATTCCAGGCGCTGGGCACCGATACCCTGATACTTTCGAACGCCTGCGGAGGAATGAACGCCAAATACAAAATTGGCGACCTGATGGCGATAGCCGATCATATTAATCTTTTCCCCGAGCATCCGCTCCGTGGCGCCAACGACGACAGGCTGGGCATCCGTTTCCCGGACATGAGCGAGCCATATGATAAAAAATTAATCCAAATGGCCCTGAACATTGCCAAAGAGCAGGGGCTATTATTACATACAGGTGTATACGCCGGCTTGACGGGTCCTACTTTTGAAACCCCAGCCGAATACGTTTGGCTCGCGCGCATGGGCGCCGACGTGGTGGGCATGAGCACCGTTCCGGAAACGATCGTGGCCCGACATGCGCAGATGCGGGTATTTGCCACCAGCGTCATCACCGATCTGGGTGGCATCGACGGCCACGTCGAGCCTATTACCCACGAAGAGGTGCTGGAAGCAGCGAATGCTGCCGCACCCAAGCTGGCAGCCCTGGTAACTGCCCTTGTGGAACGAATGTAA
- a CDS encoding putative porin, which translates to MNNRRIYYAFVLALGWLVLANVASAQERQPQGAPTTFPTAPQRDTSTNKTNTNEWHNEQVSISFRQLHSEKLYEPDTTIHTFHRRPFSQPWYRNLGNHGGPTTNLLFTPEYRVGPTLGYHIFDVYRFDVDSIYYYNTNRPYSTFTFQLGSKQEQTAELLHTQNIQPNWNIAARYRKITSPGYYNIQRTNHDNAYLSTNYQSRDQHYELYSALVYNLEQNDENGGVVSASFLDSPDYEDPIIIPVNFQNDNFGTNTRIRRSAVSNTLRDFSFMVNHRYAFGRTDTLYNEDSTYYKYKFTPRFGITHRFQAQSQKYRFRDFTPDSLRYDPFFQHSFIGDGLRDSVMMTQRWIMFDNQLLLGGFLGKYENQLRVNAGVGIRHDKFTDEYPRGNIKNAIWSNYVIADATKDAVDTGSWFYNAKLIFYTSGEAAGNSLLQAELGKNLSARLGNILAGFRQEINNAPYNYTTYQTDYDTILATFNKESVTRIYGTIENDWLKLSGGVRSYLISNYIYLDEKQLPAQYAPSFNLTQVWLRKVFRWRAVVLDNELAYQQVAGGGPVNVPLLLGRHQLSIETAVFRNLLQIATGVEARYHSPYHQAGYAPLFARFLYQNSVEQSNTPEVSAFFNFRIKRFRAYVMADQLQLMLNGRANAVAAPIYGLPNTMIRFGFTWTLIN; encoded by the coding sequence TTGAACAACCGCCGGATATATTATGCTTTTGTGCTGGCCCTTGGCTGGCTTGTGCTCGCCAACGTCGCCAGTGCACAGGAACGCCAACCACAAGGTGCACCTACCACCTTCCCTACCGCACCCCAGCGCGATACCAGCACCAACAAGACCAATACCAACGAATGGCACAACGAGCAGGTATCCATATCGTTCAGGCAGCTGCACTCTGAAAAGCTGTATGAACCCGATACCACTATACACACTTTTCACCGCAGGCCATTCTCTCAACCCTGGTATCGCAACCTGGGCAACCATGGCGGCCCTACTACCAACCTGCTGTTTACCCCCGAGTACAGGGTAGGACCCACTTTGGGTTACCACATATTCGACGTGTATCGCTTCGATGTGGACAGCATCTATTATTATAACACAAACCGTCCCTACTCCACGTTCACCTTCCAATTGGGTAGTAAGCAGGAGCAGACAGCGGAACTATTGCATACGCAGAATATTCAGCCAAACTGGAATATTGCGGCCCGCTATCGTAAGATCACGTCACCGGGCTATTACAATATCCAGCGCACCAACCACGATAATGCTTACCTGAGCACCAATTACCAAAGCCGCGATCAGCACTACGAGCTATACAGCGCACTGGTGTATAATCTTGAGCAGAACGATGAGAATGGCGGGGTCGTTAGTGCTAGTTTCCTGGATTCGCCAGATTATGAAGACCCGATCATCATCCCCGTTAACTTCCAGAACGATAATTTTGGTACCAATACACGCATTCGCCGTTCAGCAGTATCTAACACCTTGCGCGACTTTTCGTTCATGGTGAACCACCGTTATGCCTTTGGTCGTACAGATACTTTATACAACGAAGATTCTACTTACTATAAATACAAATTCACTCCGAGGTTTGGCATTACACACCGTTTCCAGGCACAATCGCAAAAGTACCGATTCCGCGATTTCACACCGGATTCACTACGATACGACCCATTCTTTCAGCATTCCTTTATCGGCGATGGTCTCAGAGACTCGGTAATGATGACCCAGCGCTGGATCATGTTCGACAACCAGCTTTTGCTGGGAGGCTTTCTAGGTAAGTACGAAAACCAGCTTCGCGTAAATGCAGGCGTTGGTATTCGTCACGACAAATTCACCGACGAATATCCCAGGGGTAATATAAAGAACGCTATCTGGAGCAACTATGTTATAGCAGACGCCACCAAGGATGCTGTTGATACCGGTTCCTGGTTTTACAATGCAAAACTTATTTTTTATACCTCGGGCGAGGCAGCTGGCAACTCACTTCTGCAGGCCGAGCTGGGTAAAAACCTGAGTGCGCGCCTGGGCAATATCCTCGCAGGATTCAGGCAGGAGATCAATAACGCGCCATACAATTACACCACCTACCAAACCGATTACGATACCATACTGGCTACGTTCAATAAAGAAAGCGTTACCCGAATCTACGGTACTATTGAGAACGATTGGCTGAAACTTTCGGGTGGTGTGCGCAGCTATCTTATCAGCAACTACATCTATCTCGACGAAAAACAACTACCGGCACAATACGCACCTTCATTCAACCTGACACAGGTATGGCTGCGAAAGGTATTTAGGTGGCGCGCGGTAGTATTAGATAACGAGCTGGCTTACCAGCAGGTGGCAGGCGGCGGGCCGGTTAATGTTCCGCTATTGCTGGGCAGGCACCAATTAAGCATCGAGACCGCTGTGTTCAGAAACCTGCTGCAGATTGCCACTGGTGTGGAAGCACGTTATCATAGCCCCTACCACCAGGCAGGTTATGCACCGCTGTTTGCGCGGTTCCTTTATCAAAACTCGGTTGAGCAGAGCAATACGCCGGAGGTCTCAGCTTTCTTTAACTTTCGCATTAAGCGTTTCCGCGCTTATGTGATGGCCGACCAACTGCAATTGATGCTAAATGGCCGGGCAAATGCTGTAGCAGCACCTATCTACGGCCTGCCTAATACCATGATACGTTTCGGGTTTACGTGGACACTGATAAACTAA
- a CDS encoding 2-oxoglutarate dehydrogenase E1 component translates to MKDFSYVMSSHPSYIESLYTDYVKDPSTVDPEWKKFFEGFDFAVTKVNGNGSHTTAAPTDKTPVSNEQLAKELAVYSLIQAYRKKGHLIATTNPIRPRKDRKPELELQNFDLTEADLNKEFHAGSFIGLGKAKLSDILAKLKKVYASNVGIQYTYINQGDKCRWVQAAFEEMMQKPFTLKERKRILEKLNEGVIFEKFLHTKYIGQKRFGLDGGESTIPALDTLINEGADLGVQEVVIGMAHRGRLNVLANTLGKTYEQIFSEFEGNMPADMTMGSGDVKYHLGFASHITTPHGKEVNLQLVPNPSHLEVVDPVVAGFARAKADTLYNNDYSKILPILIHGDAAVAGQGVIYELLQMSKLQGYAVGGTVHFVINNQIGFTTDFDDARSADYCTSIASMVQAPVLHVNGDDPEAVVKAASLAIAYRQKFGEDIFIDMVCYRRHGHNEGDEPKFTQPQLYALIDKHPNPREVYTQYLLQNGESEAQQLAKDMEKNFWDELQKRLDEVKQNPLPYVYQKPELWWKELRRSTAEDFGQSPVTAIKEDEFKNLLTKLMQWPAEFKPLRKVEKLLQDKIKLFETEGKVDWATGELLAYSSLLTSGHEVRLSGEDVKRGTFSHRHAVIYDEKTNEAHNRLNHFSDKQGAFFIYNSLLSEFAVLGFDYGYAMANPNNLVVWEAQYGDFVNGAQTVIDQYISSGEQKWANMNGLVMLLPHGYEGGGPEHSSARLERFLQNCAEYNMVITNITTSANFFHGLRRQLAWPFRKPMVNFSPKANLRHVRSYSPIEDFTSGGFKEVLDDPNTKTASKVKRVLLCSGKMYFDLSEKQLAENRADVAIVRLEQIYPLPVAQLQQLREKYKKAEWVWVQEEPANMGAQSFLKLNLENFPMSFISRPASASPATGFAKKHAQEQQQLVEKAFTL, encoded by the coding sequence ATGAAAGATTTTTCATACGTGATGAGCTCACACCCTTCTTACATTGAGTCTTTGTACACAGACTATGTGAAAGACCCGTCAACAGTAGATCCTGAGTGGAAAAAGTTCTTTGAAGGATTCGATTTTGCTGTAACGAAAGTAAACGGTAATGGCAGCCACACTACTGCTGCGCCGACAGACAAAACACCTGTAAGTAACGAGCAACTGGCTAAGGAGCTGGCTGTATACAGCCTGATACAAGCCTACCGTAAAAAAGGACACCTGATAGCAACTACCAATCCTATCCGTCCGCGTAAAGACCGCAAACCGGAATTGGAACTACAGAACTTTGATCTGACAGAAGCCGATCTGAACAAAGAGTTCCATGCAGGTTCTTTCATTGGCCTGGGCAAAGCAAAGCTGAGCGACATCCTCGCCAAGCTGAAAAAGGTTTATGCAAGCAACGTAGGCATTCAATACACCTACATCAACCAAGGCGACAAATGCCGTTGGGTGCAGGCTGCATTCGAAGAAATGATGCAAAAGCCTTTCACCCTGAAAGAAAGAAAGCGCATACTGGAGAAGCTGAACGAAGGTGTGATCTTCGAAAAGTTCCTCCACACTAAATACATTGGCCAAAAACGTTTTGGCCTTGATGGTGGCGAAAGCACTATCCCTGCCCTCGACACCCTGATCAACGAAGGTGCAGACCTCGGTGTGCAGGAAGTGGTAATAGGCATGGCGCACCGCGGCCGCCTGAATGTGCTCGCTAACACACTGGGTAAAACCTACGAACAGATATTCTCTGAGTTTGAAGGCAACATGCCTGCCGACATGACCATGGGTAGCGGCGACGTGAAATACCACCTTGGCTTCGCATCGCACATTACTACGCCTCATGGAAAAGAAGTAAACCTGCAACTGGTGCCCAACCCTTCGCACCTGGAAGTGGTTGATCCTGTTGTTGCTGGTTTCGCTCGCGCTAAGGCAGATACACTTTACAACAACGACTACAGCAAAATACTCCCTATCCTGATACACGGCGACGCCGCAGTTGCCGGACAAGGTGTGATATACGAGCTGCTTCAAATGAGCAAGCTTCAGGGCTATGCCGTAGGTGGTACAGTCCATTTCGTCATCAACAACCAGATCGGTTTCACTACCGACTTTGATGATGCACGTTCTGCAGACTATTGCACCAGCATCGCATCTATGGTGCAGGCTCCTGTGCTGCATGTGAATGGCGATGATCCCGAAGCTGTCGTAAAAGCAGCATCACTGGCTATCGCTTACCGTCAGAAGTTTGGTGAAGACATCTTCATCGACATGGTATGCTACCGCCGCCATGGTCACAACGAGGGTGATGAACCTAAGTTCACACAACCGCAGTTGTATGCCTTGATCGACAAGCATCCTAACCCACGCGAGGTGTACACACAATACCTGCTGCAAAACGGTGAATCTGAAGCGCAGCAGCTGGCTAAGGATATGGAAAAGAACTTCTGGGACGAGCTGCAAAAGCGCCTCGACGAAGTGAAGCAAAACCCATTGCCTTACGTGTACCAAAAGCCGGAACTGTGGTGGAAAGAACTGAGACGTTCTACTGCCGAAGACTTTGGACAGTCACCGGTTACTGCTATTAAAGAAGATGAATTTAAAAACCTGCTGACTAAACTGATGCAATGGCCTGCTGAATTCAAGCCACTGCGTAAAGTGGAAAAGCTGCTGCAGGATAAAATAAAACTGTTTGAAACAGAAGGTAAGGTTGACTGGGCAACCGGTGAACTGCTGGCCTACTCCAGCCTGCTTACCTCTGGCCATGAAGTAAGACTCAGTGGTGAAGACGTAAAACGCGGTACTTTCTCGCATCGCCACGCCGTTATCTACGACGAGAAGACAAACGAAGCGCACAACAGGCTGAATCACTTCAGCGATAAGCAAGGCGCCTTCTTTATTTACAACTCTCTGCTGAGCGAGTTCGCGGTATTAGGTTTCGATTATGGCTATGCTATGGCTAATCCTAACAACCTTGTTGTTTGGGAAGCACAGTACGGCGACTTCGTAAACGGTGCCCAAACCGTGATCGACCAGTATATTTCTAGTGGCGAACAGAAATGGGCTAACATGAACGGCCTGGTAATGTTACTGCCTCACGGTTACGAAGGTGGTGGACCAGAGCACTCAAGTGCCCGCCTGGAACGCTTCCTGCAAAACTGCGCTGAGTACAACATGGTGATTACCAATATCACTACATCAGCCAACTTCTTCCATGGTTTAAGAAGGCAGCTGGCATGGCCATTCCGCAAGCCAATGGTGAACTTCTCGCCAAAAGCTAACCTGCGCCATGTACGTTCTTACTCTCCTATTGAAGATTTCACTTCAGGTGGCTTCAAAGAAGTGCTTGATGATCCAAACACTAAGACCGCTTCAAAAGTAAAACGCGTGTTGCTGTGTAGCGGTAAGATGTACTTCGACCTGAGCGAAAAACAACTGGCTGAGAACCGCGCTGATGTTGCTATCGTTCGCCTGGAACAAATTTACCCGCTGCCTGTAGCGCAACTGCAACAGCTTCGTGAAAAGTACAAGAAAGCAGAATGGGTGTGGGTACAGGAAGAACCGGCGAACATGGGTGCCCAATCATTCCTGAAGCTAAACCTGGAAAACTTCCCGATGAGCTTCATCAGCCGCCCGGCAAGCGCTTCGCCAGCAACTGGTTTTGCCAAAAAGCATGCACAGGAGCAACAGCAACTGGTTGAAAAAGCCTTTACCCTTTAA
- a CDS encoding phosphopantetheine-binding protein: MEDLKVTLKQQIIDSLNLQGMKPENIDDNAPLFGEGLGLDSIDSLELMVLLERNYGIKIEDAREGRKVLGSVQSMADYISQHRKI, encoded by the coding sequence ATGGAAGATCTTAAAGTAACGCTCAAGCAACAGATCATCGATTCGCTGAACCTGCAGGGCATGAAACCGGAAAATATTGATGATAACGCGCCTTTGTTCGGTGAAGGTCTCGGGCTTGATAGCATTGATTCCCTGGAGCTAATGGTATTGCTGGAACGCAACTATGGTATTAAAATAGAAGATGCGCGCGAAGGCCGCAAAGTGCTGGGATCCGTACAGTCTATGGCGGACTATATCAGCCAGCATCGCAAGATATAA